A genomic window from Bdellovibrio sp. SKB1291214 includes:
- a CDS encoding aldehyde dehydrogenase family protein encodes MLEQLVLRQKSFAQHSRTESWHQRFDHLEVLEKLLTEHQSEICKALHHDFKKPHLESLSTEIMPLLKELRFAQKNLKKWMKPKRVSTPFLLFGSKSYTRYESLGSCLIISPWNYPVYLTIAPLISALAAGNSAVVKPSEYAPHTSRLLHALLSKYFKSEQVAVVEGGPETTTALLKLPFDHVFFTGSTEVGRIIMQQSAPQLPRLTLELGGKSPTIVDTTADLKLAAQKIIWAKFLNAGQTCIAPDYLFVQEHIHQEFIHILKAQLEEYYGSNKNEVKSSHSFARIINAKHTYRLKGLLEDALANRASLIVGGEVDLEQNYVAPTLLDDVDVHTKVMNEEIFGPILPILKFKEITEVVHFINDRPKPLTIYMYSHARHNIQKIMKETSSGTFSVNDSMVSMMNPNLPFGGVGASGLGSYHGLYGFETFSHKKAIFMQGPFGRLMKLIYPPYNAKKVDLIKKLMG; translated from the coding sequence ATGCTTGAACAACTCGTGCTTCGTCAAAAATCTTTCGCACAACACAGCCGCACAGAATCCTGGCACCAACGATTCGATCATCTTGAGGTTTTGGAAAAACTTTTGACCGAGCATCAATCTGAAATTTGCAAAGCCCTGCATCACGATTTTAAAAAGCCCCATCTGGAATCCTTATCCACCGAGATCATGCCTCTTTTAAAAGAGCTGCGTTTTGCCCAAAAAAACTTAAAGAAATGGATGAAACCTAAACGCGTAAGTACGCCTTTTCTTTTATTTGGATCAAAAAGCTATACACGTTATGAATCCTTAGGTTCTTGCCTGATTATATCACCTTGGAATTATCCGGTTTACTTGACCATTGCTCCCCTGATTTCAGCATTGGCTGCCGGAAATTCTGCGGTGGTGAAACCTTCTGAATATGCACCCCATACCAGCCGACTACTGCATGCTTTGCTATCAAAATATTTTAAATCTGAACAGGTCGCCGTGGTTGAGGGGGGACCCGAGACAACGACGGCCCTTTTAAAACTGCCATTTGATCACGTCTTTTTCACTGGCAGCACCGAGGTTGGCAGAATTATTATGCAACAATCAGCACCCCAACTTCCAAGACTGACTTTGGAGCTGGGTGGGAAATCTCCGACGATTGTGGATACGACGGCAGATCTAAAATTGGCGGCGCAAAAGATCATTTGGGCCAAATTCTTGAATGCGGGACAAACTTGCATCGCGCCTGATTACCTTTTCGTTCAAGAACATATTCATCAAGAATTCATCCATATACTTAAAGCTCAACTTGAAGAGTACTATGGAAGCAATAAGAATGAGGTAAAATCGTCTCATAGCTTTGCTCGTATCATTAATGCAAAACACACCTATCGTCTTAAAGGTTTACTTGAAGATGCTTTGGCGAATCGCGCAAGTTTAATTGTCGGCGGTGAAGTGGACCTTGAGCAAAACTATGTGGCACCTACTCTGCTTGATGACGTTGATGTGCACACGAAGGTGATGAACGAAGAAATCTTTGGGCCGATTTTACCAATTTTAAAATTTAAGGAAATCACCGAAGTCGTTCACTTTATCAACGATCGCCCGAAACCTTTGACGATCTATATGTACTCCCATGCTCGCCATAACATCCAAAAAATCATGAAGGAAACTTCATCAGGAACTTTTTCAGTGAATGATTCGATGGTTTCAATGATGAATCCAAACCTCCCCTTTGGGGGCGTGGGCGCCAGCGGGCTGGGAAGTTATCACGGACTTTATGGATTTGAGACCTTCAGCCACAAAAAAGCCATCTTCATGCAAGGCCCCTTCGGCCGATTGATGAAACTCATCTATCCACCCTACAACGCCAAAAAAGTCGACCTGATCAAAAAGCTCATGGGGTAA
- a CDS encoding redoxin family protein, translating to MKQILLLLSIALVSVNVFATTKQLTSVDGTDVLNGKFVHLETKSAKKGTVVIFMSAKCPCSASHESLLKDMSAQYKDFNFIAVHSNSDETSEVTKNHFAEASLPFPVIQDSKSRLANELGALKTPHAFVLSPAGEVLYQGGVTDSHVGPSAKKQFLKDALEDLQAGKTVRMKEGRALGCFIQREDA from the coding sequence ATGAAACAAATCCTTCTTCTCCTATCGATCGCATTGGTGTCAGTAAATGTTTTTGCGACCACCAAACAACTCACGTCTGTTGATGGAACAGATGTGTTAAATGGCAAATTTGTTCATCTGGAAACGAAATCAGCTAAGAAAGGGACCGTGGTGATTTTCATGTCAGCGAAGTGCCCGTGCTCTGCCAGTCACGAGTCTTTACTGAAAGACATGTCCGCACAGTATAAAGATTTTAATTTTATCGCGGTTCACTCGAACTCAGATGAAACTTCTGAGGTTACAAAAAATCATTTCGCAGAAGCATCTTTACCATTTCCTGTCATTCAAGATTCAAAGTCCCGTTTGGCCAATGAATTGGGAGCATTAAAAACACCTCACGCTTTCGTCCTAAGCCCTGCAGGAGAGGTGTTGTATCAAGGTGGAGTGACGGACAGTCACGTGGGCCCCTCGGCGAAAAAACAATTCTTAAAGGACGCTTTGGAAGATCTGCAGGCTGGAAAAACAGTGCGGATGAAAGAGGGCCGCGCCCTCGGCTGTTTTATTCAGCGCGAGGATGCGTAA
- a CDS encoding phosphatase PAP2 family protein, whose protein sequence is MKIFTFVNSLILAFPLLTQANWTQISARDFTMQDPPVSGSSVEKAEVDMMFDLQNRRSEAECAMAEKQQSPTFDAFYKKSGLFTADEYAKIQRPLVQASSLASKISEQFKDHYRRPRPYSDYSRLRPCIPPPGGSKSYPSMHAAVAMVDACLMASVFPDRAEQILRYGDRLGTLRTVVGVHYPSDVEAGKILGEQLCKMLLADPSYTKLLPH, encoded by the coding sequence ATGAAGATATTTACATTTGTTAATTCTTTGATTTTGGCCTTTCCGCTGCTTACGCAGGCCAACTGGACACAGATCTCTGCTCGTGATTTCACTATGCAAGATCCTCCTGTTTCAGGCTCGTCCGTTGAAAAGGCAGAGGTCGATATGATGTTTGATCTGCAAAATCGACGTTCTGAAGCTGAATGTGCGATGGCGGAAAAACAGCAAAGCCCCACCTTCGACGCTTTCTATAAAAAATCTGGTTTATTCACTGCTGACGAATACGCAAAAATTCAACGCCCTTTGGTTCAAGCTTCCAGTCTAGCTTCAAAAATTTCAGAACAGTTCAAAGACCACTATCGCCGCCCACGCCCTTACAGTGACTATTCCCGACTGCGCCCTTGCATACCTCCGCCAGGAGGCTCCAAGTCCTATCCTAGCATGCATGCAGCTGTCGCCATGGTTGATGCTTGCCTTATGGCATCCGTCTTTCCAGACCGCGCTGAGCAGATTTTAAGATATGGCGATCGATTGGGTACTTTACGCACAGTCGTTGGAGTTCACTACCCCTCGGATGTAGAGGCAGGCAAAATCCTGGGCGAGCAACTTTGCAAAATGCTGCTGGCGGATCCGTCTTACACGAAGCTTTTGCCTCACTAA
- a CDS encoding transposase: MPRKILIITDEFPYHVTNRSNNRENFYLENPFLWPIFLECLHELKKQFHCEIHSFVLMSNHYHLILSTPRKNLGEAMKYLHREVARKANKDTQRINHFFGGRYKWSVINREDYYWNCIKYVFRNPVRAGICEKVEGYLFSSLNNSPHKWHWDLADWFHPEKPKITPDCEWLNEPFQKEIEESIQKGLRRREFSPPKTSTKKKSPLDEAQYRKGTVTY, translated from the coding sequence ATGCCAAGAAAAATATTAATAATTACAGACGAATTTCCCTATCACGTGACAAATAGATCTAATAACCGTGAGAACTTTTATTTAGAAAATCCATTCCTATGGCCCATTTTTCTGGAATGCCTCCATGAGCTAAAAAAGCAGTTCCACTGTGAGATTCACTCATTCGTTTTGATGTCCAATCACTACCACCTTATCTTAAGCACGCCGCGGAAAAACTTGGGTGAAGCTATGAAGTACCTCCATCGAGAAGTGGCAAGAAAAGCGAACAAGGACACTCAGCGGATCAATCACTTTTTCGGTGGACGGTATAAGTGGTCAGTAATTAACCGCGAAGATTACTACTGGAATTGCATAAAATATGTCTTTAGAAACCCAGTTCGTGCAGGTATATGCGAGAAGGTTGAAGGCTATCTTTTCTCATCGCTAAACAATTCACCGCACAAATGGCATTGGGATCTTGCTGATTGGTTTCATCCAGAGAAACCAAAAATAACCCCCGACTGCGAATGGCTTAACGAGCCTTTTCAAAAAGAAATTGAAGAAAGTATTCAGAAAGGGCTTCGCAGGCGTGAGTTTTCACCTCCGAAAACCTCAACCAAAAAGAAAAGCCCGTTAGACGAAGCGCAGTACAGAAAGGGAACTGTTACCTATTGA
- a CDS encoding FixH family protein — protein MKYFFLAFLFLSACARPDYIDPKTVQKNQGADSACSIELVNSNLCASIAWTMGPQTPAESEFILKVWDKTSGSENGPFVDPANTLSVVLWMPSMGHGSSPVTIEKIETGTYRVRRVYFIMPGDWEVRFFLKNGATTLDQATVSLVL, from the coding sequence ATGAAATATTTTTTCTTAGCTTTTCTGTTTTTATCGGCCTGTGCTCGTCCCGATTATATTGATCCCAAGACTGTGCAAAAAAATCAGGGCGCTGATAGTGCCTGCTCGATAGAACTTGTGAATTCAAATCTTTGTGCCTCTATCGCGTGGACCATGGGACCGCAAACCCCGGCGGAGTCCGAGTTCATTTTAAAAGTCTGGGATAAAACTTCTGGTTCAGAAAATGGTCCGTTCGTAGATCCCGCAAACACTTTAAGTGTTGTTTTGTGGATGCCGTCGATGGGGCACGGTTCTTCACCCGTCACTATTGAAAAAATTGAAACAGGCACTTACCGCGTTCGTCGAGTTTACTTTATTATGCCGGGCGATTGGGAAGTAAGATTCTTTTTAAAAAATGGAGCCACAACCCTTGATCAAGCGACTGTGAGTTTGGTTCTGTGA
- a CDS encoding site-specific recombinase — translation MFEQLRKYFHRFKLHRQRGNIHSDLDALLSFAADQKQLEDQLHWLVNLLRWIRYEGTAVEGLDNTSGHIQIARLRFVLMVLDRNPEWKRDVAIILRSVIKNVSGLELYTETGLPHEVGIIGEFFDRMLMKILPSPPLDHELGYLFWELFPSVKDPVWIASIDHVLFDKLVELFNYHVDPAEADWNRMDRDMEDALIYLGIQVRAIGLSPAIRHRLDKQSFRDSAFFNVVRVLEEFLAAHQSGKPEIFFEKASRLRLIVWECRRELTQVYKHLDEYGVSINLVFQMTRLRIFLQRIDSLVDILITDVPDAKKVTFFLAGLIEENHELQSVGALFSQNINLLAKKVVERAAETGEHYITRTKEEYRRMVAAASGGGFVTAFTVYIKVGILATGLPEFMIGVLASTNYAVSFIIIHLAGFTLGTKQPAMTGPALAEQMRDVDSEEGMEKLVDQIAHLIRSQVAAVGGNILLVVPTTLLIDAIYFLASGKHIMSEATAMKAFTSVDILGPAIFYAAFTGILLWLSSLFAGWGDNWFALNALRTRLARSPTLMTIFGKIGARRIATFFEKNISGLLGNGSLGILLGMTPEVMHFIGIPLDVRHVTLSSGTMGAAMPVMGVAFMKTWIFWRAVIGVLCIGFFNVSVSFAMAFMVAIKARGVNTPTRRAIRKAVFRRLLNQPLSFILPVGKTVVNSTSGGPSH, via the coding sequence ATGTTTGAGCAACTTCGCAAGTATTTCCATCGTTTTAAGCTTCACAGACAACGCGGTAACATTCACAGTGATTTAGATGCGCTTTTAAGTTTTGCCGCTGATCAAAAACAACTCGAAGACCAACTTCACTGGTTGGTAAATCTTTTGCGCTGGATTCGCTATGAGGGCACAGCAGTCGAGGGACTGGATAATACTTCGGGGCATATTCAAATCGCGCGACTGCGATTTGTGTTGATGGTGTTAGATCGCAATCCTGAATGGAAACGCGATGTCGCGATTATCCTGAGATCGGTCATTAAAAACGTCAGTGGTCTTGAACTTTACACGGAAACAGGACTGCCTCACGAAGTCGGTATCATTGGCGAGTTTTTTGATCGTATGCTGATGAAGATCTTGCCAAGTCCGCCCTTGGATCACGAGCTGGGTTATTTGTTTTGGGAGTTATTTCCAAGTGTAAAAGATCCGGTTTGGATTGCATCGATTGATCATGTTTTATTCGATAAGTTAGTGGAGCTATTCAATTACCACGTCGATCCCGCCGAAGCCGATTGGAATCGTATGGACCGGGACATGGAAGACGCTTTGATTTATCTGGGAATCCAGGTGCGCGCCATTGGTTTGTCTCCAGCCATTCGTCATCGCCTGGATAAACAATCCTTCCGCGACTCTGCGTTTTTCAATGTCGTACGGGTCTTGGAAGAGTTTTTGGCCGCTCATCAATCAGGAAAACCAGAGATCTTTTTTGAAAAAGCATCACGTCTCCGCTTGATCGTGTGGGAGTGTCGTCGCGAACTGACTCAAGTTTACAAACACTTGGACGAGTACGGGGTAAGCATCAATTTGGTTTTCCAAATGACTCGCTTAAGAATTTTCCTTCAACGTATCGATAGCTTGGTTGATATTTTGATCACGGATGTTCCTGACGCTAAAAAGGTCACGTTTTTCCTCGCAGGCTTGATCGAAGAAAATCATGAGCTGCAAAGTGTGGGAGCATTGTTCTCTCAAAATATTAATTTGCTGGCGAAAAAAGTCGTCGAGCGTGCCGCAGAAACAGGTGAGCATTACATCACTCGTACCAAAGAAGAATACCGTCGCATGGTTGCGGCGGCCAGCGGCGGTGGTTTTGTAACTGCATTTACTGTTTATATAAAAGTTGGAATTTTAGCGACGGGTTTGCCGGAGTTTATGATCGGGGTTTTAGCCTCTACAAACTACGCGGTCAGTTTCATTATTATCCATCTTGCCGGGTTCACGCTGGGAACGAAACAACCCGCAATGACGGGACCGGCCCTGGCGGAACAAATGCGAGACGTGGATTCCGAAGAGGGGATGGAAAAACTAGTGGATCAAATCGCTCATTTGATTCGCTCTCAAGTGGCAGCCGTCGGCGGAAATATTTTGTTGGTAGTCCCAACAACTCTATTAATAGATGCGATTTATTTCCTAGCCTCCGGAAAGCACATCATGTCTGAAGCAACGGCGATGAAGGCTTTCACTTCCGTTGATATTCTCGGACCTGCTATCTTTTACGCTGCCTTCACCGGAATTTTGCTGTGGCTTTCAAGTTTGTTTGCGGGTTGGGGCGATAACTGGTTTGCGCTGAATGCTCTTCGTACTCGTTTGGCGCGAAGTCCAACACTGATGACGATCTTTGGTAAAATCGGTGCCCGCAGAATCGCGACCTTCTTTGAAAAGAACATTTCGGGTCTGTTGGGGAATGGTTCTTTGGGTATTTTATTAGGGATGACTCCCGAGGTGATGCATTTCATTGGTATTCCTTTGGATGTGCGCCACGTAACTCTGTCTTCGGGGACAATGGGTGCAGCTATGCCGGTTATGGGAGTGGCTTTCATGAAGACTTGGATTTTCTGGAGAGCGGTGATCGGTGTGTTATGCATTGGTTTCTTTAACGTATCAGTGAGTTTTGCCATGGCCTTTATGGTGGCAATTAAAGCCCGTGGCGTGAACACACCCACTCGTCGCGCGATTCGCAAGGCGGTCTTCCGTCGTCTTTTGAATCAACCACTCAGCTTCATTTTGCCTGTGGGTAAAACCGTCGTGAATTCCACATCGGGTGGTCCTTCTCACTAA
- a CDS encoding cation:proton antiporter, protein MHSLPALISDLALILGTAGIVTLLFKRLNQPVVLGYLVAGFLIGPNVGLFGTVSSSEGVQLWADIGVIFLLFALGLEFSFKKLFRVGGSASFTALFEVGFMTIIGFTTGKLLGWDLMDCLFLGGILGISSTSIAMRTIDEMGLKNKKFVSIVMGVLVIEDLVAVMLLVFLTSIALTREFAGSDMLLSFLKLAFYLSLWFVVGIFWLPTALKKMQSMLNEETLLVVAVGLCLAMVVFAVKVGFSAALGAFITGSILAETIEGERIHHLVTPIKTLFSAVFFISVGMLIDPDVIATHWQVIVLLSVLVLIGKTLGVTVGAVLSGQTLKSSLQTGMTLSQIGEFSFIIATVGVGFKVVRPELYPLAVSVSVVTAFTTPFMIRMADGTYKFLEKKMPTDFIQALDRYSMFSFTMAAHKESRDQVRAYVFKIFLNAVIVIGVFLLMAKVTLPYLLNHQVEEGSAKFLTLTATLIMSSPFLWALAFGRTKQFDSLVAGDGRGTQNYVFIISRVMVAVGLVGAMVAQFVPLGWALGITAWMAVVVGYVLSTKLRAIYQWFENRFITNLTEEVHKVTPRTHTQALAPWDAHLTEFKVPAEAQYLGIPLAQLSIRERFGVTVALIERGRRKIMAPGRDVMLMPQDIVFVIGNDDQLANFKGFIDAEQDYQNLDEDLSEYTLEKYILTEQSKFLGKTIRDSGLRESTNGLVVGIEREGERILNPDSGEVLKLSDLLWIVGDRSRIRDLV, encoded by the coding sequence ATGCATAGTCTTCCAGCATTGATCAGTGATTTGGCTCTTATTCTTGGTACCGCGGGTATCGTTACACTTCTCTTTAAAAGATTAAATCAGCCAGTGGTGCTTGGTTATTTAGTTGCGGGTTTCCTGATTGGCCCAAACGTCGGTCTTTTTGGTACTGTCAGCAGTTCTGAAGGCGTTCAGCTGTGGGCCGATATCGGTGTGATTTTTCTTTTGTTCGCCTTGGGCTTAGAGTTCAGTTTCAAAAAACTTTTCCGCGTGGGTGGTTCAGCAAGCTTCACGGCTTTGTTTGAAGTGGGTTTTATGACCATCATTGGTTTCACGACGGGGAAACTTTTGGGGTGGGATCTCATGGACTGCCTTTTCTTAGGCGGTATTTTGGGGATTTCTTCGACATCGATTGCAATGCGTACCATTGATGAAATGGGTTTAAAGAATAAAAAGTTTGTTAGCATCGTGATGGGTGTTCTGGTTATCGAAGACCTTGTGGCGGTGATGCTTTTGGTCTTTTTGACTTCAATCGCTTTGACTCGCGAATTCGCGGGCAGTGACATGTTGTTATCATTCTTGAAGCTGGCATTTTACCTCTCACTTTGGTTTGTTGTGGGAATTTTCTGGTTACCCACGGCGCTTAAGAAAATGCAGAGCATGCTGAACGAAGAAACCCTTTTAGTGGTGGCTGTTGGGCTTTGCTTGGCAATGGTGGTCTTTGCCGTGAAGGTGGGATTCTCGGCGGCATTGGGTGCGTTTATCACGGGTTCGATCTTAGCTGAAACTATCGAAGGCGAACGTATTCATCACCTTGTCACTCCCATTAAAACATTATTTTCGGCGGTGTTTTTTATATCGGTAGGAATGTTGATCGATCCTGATGTGATTGCCACTCATTGGCAGGTCATTGTCCTGTTATCAGTTTTGGTGCTGATCGGAAAAACCTTGGGCGTGACCGTCGGCGCGGTTTTATCCGGACAAACTTTGAAATCCAGTTTGCAAACCGGGATGACCTTGTCTCAGATTGGCGAATTCTCATTTATTATCGCGACGGTCGGGGTGGGTTTTAAAGTCGTTAGGCCCGAGCTGTATCCCTTAGCTGTTTCAGTCAGCGTAGTGACTGCCTTTACAACTCCCTTCATGATTCGTATGGCAGATGGGACGTACAAGTTTTTAGAAAAGAAAATGCCCACTGATTTTATCCAGGCCCTGGATCGTTACTCCATGTTTTCGTTCACGATGGCGGCTCACAAGGAATCTCGTGATCAGGTTCGTGCTTATGTGTTTAAAATTTTCTTAAATGCCGTGATTGTGATCGGTGTGTTTTTATTGATGGCAAAAGTGACGTTGCCCTATTTGCTAAACCACCAAGTCGAGGAGGGGTCTGCAAAGTTCCTGACTCTGACGGCAACCCTGATCATGAGTTCTCCGTTTTTATGGGCCTTGGCGTTTGGTCGCACTAAGCAGTTTGATAGCTTGGTGGCGGGTGATGGTCGTGGGACGCAAAACTATGTCTTCATTATTTCTCGAGTCATGGTAGCTGTCGGATTAGTTGGAGCGATGGTGGCACAGTTTGTACCACTGGGATGGGCCTTGGGGATTACCGCGTGGATGGCTGTTGTCGTGGGTTATGTTTTGTCGACCAAGCTTCGCGCCATCTATCAGTGGTTTGAAAATCGCTTTATCACGAACCTGACGGAAGAAGTTCACAAGGTGACACCACGAACTCACACTCAAGCCCTGGCTCCTTGGGATGCCCATTTGACAGAGTTCAAAGTTCCAGCGGAAGCGCAATATCTGGGAATTCCTTTAGCACAGCTTTCCATTCGCGAACGTTTCGGAGTGACGGTGGCTTTGATTGAACGCGGGCGTCGCAAGATCATGGCTCCGGGGCGCGATGTGATGTTGATGCCTCAAGATATTGTGTTTGTGATTGGGAATGACGATCAGCTCGCAAACTTCAAAGGCTTCATCGATGCCGAACAGGATTATCAAAACCTGGATGAAGACCTTTCTGAATACACGTTAGAAAAGTACATACTGACCGAGCAGTCTAAGTTCTTAGGTAAAACGATTCGCGACAGCGGACTTCGTGAAAGCACCAACGGATTAGTGGTCGGTATCGAACGCGAGGGCGAGCGCATCTTAAACCCAGATTCCGGTGAAGTTCTAAAACTCAGCGATCTTCTATGGATCGTAGGCGATCGCTCCAGAATCCGGGATTTGGTGTAG
- a CDS encoding glutathione peroxidase, protein MTSIYDFSMKSINGVNKNLSDFKGKVLLVVNVASQCGLTPQYQGLEKAFAKYQSQDFAVLGFPANEFEGQEPGTNSEIQDFCRANFGVTFPMFEKIIVKGKDQHPLYKYLTETEPTAQKKAGEDFEEVLKGYGIRRENQKDILWNFEKFLIGRDGKIIARFAPNVTPDDPMLIQAIESALK, encoded by the coding sequence ATGACTTCTATTTATGATTTTTCGATGAAAAGTATTAACGGTGTTAACAAGAACTTGAGCGACTTTAAAGGCAAAGTGTTATTGGTCGTAAACGTCGCATCCCAGTGCGGATTAACTCCGCAATATCAGGGCCTTGAAAAAGCTTTTGCAAAATACCAATCCCAAGATTTTGCCGTCCTGGGTTTTCCTGCCAATGAATTTGAAGGCCAAGAGCCCGGCACAAATTCGGAGATTCAAGATTTCTGCCGCGCTAACTTTGGGGTGACATTTCCGATGTTTGAAAAAATCATCGTCAAAGGGAAAGACCAACACCCCCTTTATAAATATCTGACAGAGACTGAACCCACCGCTCAAAAGAAAGCTGGCGAAGACTTTGAAGAAGTACTTAAAGGTTACGGTATTCGCCGTGAAAACCAAAAAGATATCTTGTGGAACTTTGAAAAGTTCTTAATTGGTCGTGATGGCAAGATCATCGCGCGGTTTGCTCCGAATGTGACACCGGATGATCCGATGTTGATTCAAGCGATTGAAAGTGCTCTTAAATAG
- a CDS encoding S8 family serine peptidase yields the protein MKLNLFSLILSLLVATSAHAERVIVIMKDSQTFQAAHMAYKSKGSGALRTGKAVATPVDADIEQSLENLNTLIVNARNENEISKLQNDPAVAYVEKEVFHPAPLPVAGWLSTPVKNTPTVPGAKTPWGIMAVKAPQAWAKSNQGQGARVLVLDTGIDQNHPSLKANFEAGKDFTGESDGSDFSDKVGHGSHCSGTIAGVLDNNGFTGVAPQAKILMGRVCSENGCSNAAIAAGINWGITQKVDVISMSLGGAWSTPGERDAIAKAAKAGLTVVAASGNDGSAKVSYPAALPTVIAVGAVNSDLKKTDFSQYGPELAVVAPGAAVVSTVPQGTGRESSVEIVVGGKSAKVNSTTFQGAREVLKAETNTLVDCGLGKDTDFAGKNVKGKYALIGRGEINFSVKIQNAIKAGALGAVIYNNAPGLIQGALTSDGTVLPVAVFMIEQDMGKKIQASLAAGTEVKATLQTVATDYAAFDGTSMATPHVAGVVALIKAANKNLNGAQVKQILQSTATQLGPNNNNEYGAGIVNAEAAVSAALSAK from the coding sequence ATGAAACTTAATTTGTTTTCACTTATCCTTTCTCTGTTGGTTGCGACATCTGCTCATGCTGAGCGCGTTATCGTTATCATGAAAGACTCACAAACGTTCCAAGCTGCTCACATGGCCTATAAGTCTAAAGGTTCTGGCGCTCTTAGAACTGGTAAAGCAGTAGCAACTCCCGTTGACGCTGATATCGAACAATCACTTGAAAACTTGAACACGTTGATCGTGAATGCAAGAAACGAAAACGAAATCTCTAAACTTCAAAACGACCCAGCAGTTGCTTACGTTGAAAAAGAAGTTTTCCACCCAGCACCACTTCCAGTGGCAGGTTGGTTGTCTACTCCTGTTAAAAACACTCCGACAGTTCCAGGCGCTAAAACTCCATGGGGGATTATGGCAGTTAAAGCTCCTCAAGCTTGGGCGAAATCAAATCAAGGTCAAGGCGCTCGCGTTCTTGTTCTAGATACTGGTATTGATCAAAATCACCCATCTTTGAAAGCAAACTTTGAAGCTGGTAAAGACTTTACTGGTGAATCAGACGGCTCTGATTTCTCTGATAAAGTAGGTCACGGTTCACACTGCTCTGGTACGATTGCAGGTGTCTTGGATAACAACGGTTTTACAGGTGTTGCTCCTCAAGCGAAAATTTTGATGGGTCGCGTGTGCTCTGAAAACGGTTGCTCGAATGCAGCTATCGCAGCGGGTATCAACTGGGGTATCACTCAAAAAGTTGATGTTATCTCTATGTCACTGGGTGGCGCATGGTCGACTCCAGGTGAGCGCGATGCTATCGCAAAAGCAGCTAAAGCAGGTCTTACTGTTGTAGCAGCTTCTGGTAACGATGGTTCTGCTAAAGTTTCTTACCCTGCAGCTCTTCCAACTGTTATCGCGGTTGGCGCAGTAAACAGCGATCTTAAGAAAACTGATTTCTCTCAATACGGTCCTGAGTTGGCAGTTGTTGCTCCAGGTGCAGCGGTAGTTTCTACAGTTCCACAAGGTACGGGTCGTGAATCTTCGGTTGAAATCGTAGTGGGTGGTAAATCTGCGAAAGTGAACTCTACAACTTTCCAAGGTGCTCGTGAAGTTTTGAAAGCTGAAACGAACACATTGGTTGATTGCGGTCTGGGTAAAGACACTGACTTTGCTGGCAAAAACGTGAAGGGTAAATACGCTCTTATCGGTCGCGGCGAAATCAACTTCTCTGTGAAAATCCAAAACGCTATCAAAGCGGGTGCATTGGGTGCAGTTATCTATAACAACGCTCCTGGTTTGATCCAAGGTGCTCTGACGTCTGACGGTACAGTTCTTCCAGTGGCTGTGTTCATGATCGAACAAGACATGGGTAAGAAAATCCAAGCTTCTTTGGCAGCAGGCACTGAAGTTAAAGCGACTCTTCAAACAGTTGCGACGGACTATGCAGCTTTCGATGGTACTTCAATGGCAACTCCGCACGTTGCTGGTGTTGTAGCTCTTATCAAAGCGGCTAACAAAAACCTTAACGGTGCACAAGTTAAGCAAATCTTGCAATCTACTGCGACTCAATTGGGTCCTAACAATAATAACGAATACGGTGCAGGTATCGTTAATGCGGAAGCTGCAGTTTCTGCTGCTCTTTCAGCAAAATAA